The following is a genomic window from Moorella sp. Hama-1.
TCAACGTTACCACGAGTTTATCCGGCTTTTTAGTTATAATGAAAAGGTTTTCAACGAATGATAGAATTTGCATGTTTTTCCTCCCACGATACTAAAAGTGATTTAATATGCCGCTCCCATTAATTCAATAAGTGACTATTATTTTCCTGCAGATAAGCAAAAAGGAGGTTCATATCATGCTTCCCGAAAATTTCAAACTAGGAAATGCCCGTTATACAGCAAAGAAGTTACCCCGGAAAGGATACGGCTGTTCCGGCTGGAAAGAAGGCTGCAGGTTTGTCATCTGGAAAGAAAATCGCCGGTAAAAAGATTATTGCCGGCCAGGCGAAGGAGTTGCTGCAAAAAGGCAGGACCGGGATACTCAAAGGCTTTAAGTCCCGGGCCGGGAAGGAATTCGACGCCTCCCTGGTCCTGGGGGAATATGGTAAAGTAAATCTCAAATTTGAAAAACAGCAGGAGGGATAATACTATGCGTTTAGCGCCGGAAGGGCTCAACATCAGGGATATAGATCCATGGGATGCTCTGTACATTGCCAGGGATAAAGGGAAAATCGTAAATGTGACCATAGTTCGTACGAGGCAGGTCAATGGCCAGGGCCTTACCTGGGAGACCAGCTTTGGAGATCAGGAAAATCTATTCGAGATTGTCGGGTTAATCCCAGAATCGGAAAGCGGCCTCCCCGACGGTATATCAATGAACTGGTTTAGAAACCAGTCTGTTGCGGCGAAAGTCAAAGGAATTGACAGGAGGAACAACATAGTCGCCCTTTCCAGAAGAGAGGTTGTAGAAGAGAATCTGAGTCGTCTACTTGATCAACTGGAAGAATCAGAACGACTTTACGCCCTTATAAGAGCCGCCAGGCCGGCGGGCATTGTTGTGGATATCGGAGGCGGCGTTCTAATCGACATACCCCGCAAAAAAATTAATCTATCCAGAGCAGTGCCTATTGAAGTGCAATATACCCCCGGCCAATTAGCAAAAGTGGAGGTTACAGGGATTGATAAAACGTCAAAAAGAATTGATGTCGCAATAATAGATCCATGGCAGCCCAATGAATTCGCCAGGGGCGAAATGGTGACCGGGAAAATAGTTCAGACCGTCGATAACGTTGCCTTTGTCCAGGTAAGGCCCGGTTTGGTCGGCATTGCCCCTTATCCCAAGAGCGAGCATATGGGAATCGGTGATACAGCGAGCTATCAAGTGCGAAAATATGATGCGGATGGCAGGGTGCTCCACCTTGTCCGCTGGGATGACGAAAGGATCAGGGGAAGGAGGGGTCAACGTGCACGAAGGATCAGAAAAGAAGCAAGCAGTCCCGAATAAAAAGGACGTTAATTACGCCAGGGGGATAACCATGGGCGCAGCCCAATACAGGCAGGGGGACTGCGAGTCCCTCGATTTCACGGGCCGCGCCTCCGAACTTATTATGTGCCTCTCGGAAGCGCTGGCCCTTACTACCGGCGCGGCGGCAATCGCCTTATCATGCCACCGCAAAGTGGCCGGTTCGGCCATGAACAGCTTGTGGTGGTCGGGCATGGTCCGCTGGGTTAATGTCTTCGCCGAAATGGGGCAGTATCAAGGTCAATTCCGCTTATGGTATCGGGCCGACGCCAGGCCGCCCCGGGACGCCCAGGAAGCATGCCGTCTGGCGGCTTTGGGGCTTTTCTACGCCCTGGCGAAAAAGGAGGTGCCGGGATTCAAATGGCAGGTAATGAGAAACGGCAAGAATGGTATTTTGGCAGAGATGCAATTCGACAGCAACAGCGGGGCCAACAAATGGCTGATTGACGCTCCGCGCCGGGACGAAAATCCCCATCCCCAGGCCGACGTTTATATTTTTCCAACTTTGCTAGAAGGAGAAACCCTTACGCCGGCGGGGAAAATGTATACCGCCGACGAACTGCTCTTTGAACCCGGAGAACTGCGCCGGAAAATTTTTCGGAAAACCCCTTGACGGCTGCCAGACAAACTGCTAATCTTTAATTTAAGATAAACTTCCTATACTTTCAACTCCTTGCCTGCCAGGGTACCCTCTCCTGGCACGGGTGGAAGTCCCGGAGCAACTGCCGGCGATGAGCGGGCGGATATGTTGGCAAGCGAGGTCCTGGGAAAAATTCCTCGTGATGAGCAGGGTGTACTCTCAGGACAGGCGCGTTAGCGATGAGCAGGCGCGCCACATCTCGCGCCATGGCGATGAGCAGGCGCGGGCGGTGGGACCCAACCGAAATAGCGGGCAAAATGGCACGACCGCCACGGCGATGAGCAGGCGGCGTGAACCGGAAGATGGCCGGCGCTACAGGTCCGGCCCGTGGGGTAAGCGGTGCAAACCGCAACGGCAGGAAGGTGGACTCTTCCGAGGGCAACCGTAATAACCCCTTGTAAAAAATGTCCTAACCGCCGCAGGCGGGAGCTGACCAACTCCAGTGGCGCTAAAAGTGGGGGGTGGCCTCCCCGACATGAACTGGCTAGCTGCCGATCAAAGGAGAGCCCCAACCTTCGGCAGTGACAAGAAAGCTGACGGGCTAACCGCCGCAGGCCGGAGAGTGCCCAACTCCAGCGGCGCTAAAAGGGTAGGAGTGGCTGTCCTCAAATAGACGGGGCAGGGTTGCGCGATCGGGAGCGGTTCACCGGCGCGGCCCGCGAAGAAGGAACCGCAATGATATGTACGCCTAATGGCGTACAGGAGAGATAATGATATGCACGCCTTATGGCGTGCAGGAGAAAATGAAATATTAGCTAAGAAATAAAACACTTTGGCCGACGAAAGCAAGTTAAGCATTACTTGCCAGGTTAGAGTGTTTTTTGCTTTTGCAAGGCCCTCCCACGGGCGCAAGTTTTCAAGCGCCCGCGGGAGAAAACCCCCGGGCGCTTTAATTTAACGAAAGGAGCGTTCCGGGATGAAAGGGGATTATTATGAACCGGGAAGAAGTGGCAAAGATTGTCGAGGAGTTGCCCAAAGAGGACCAGATCTGGCTGTTAAACCAGATCATCTGGCGGTTCTGGCCGCAGTTCCAGGGCAAGGCGGTGGCCTTCTATGACCCAACCGAGGCCTGGGATGACTGGGACGACGAAGAACTGGACGAGTATTACCAAAAAAAGTGGGAGGAAGCAAAGGAGTAACGGCTTCAAACCGGGAGACGTAGTGATAGCTGAAATCCCCTACGCCGATAAAGAAGGCGGCAAGGCCAGGCCCGCCCTGGTGTTGAGCTCGTATGAGCACAACCAGACGCGGCGGGACCTGGTGGTCGCCAAAATTACCGGTACCGGGGTGTTCAGCCCCTGGGACATAAGGATAAACAAATGGCTGGAAGCGGGCCTGGTGAAACCATCCAAGGCTGTTTGCGACCATATTTCGGTGGTTTCCGGGGCTTCGGCAATAGTAGTCGGGCATATTGATGCCGGGACTTTGGCCGAAGTCAAAAAGAAAGTTGGCCTGCTTTTAAGTCTATAGGGTTTCACGGGCTACCGGCCCTAAAATACCAATCCAACGAAAGGGGGATTGGGTGCGGGCTG
Proteins encoded in this region:
- a CDS encoding topoisomerase C-terminal repeat-containing protein, with translation MSSGKKIAGKKIIAGQAKELLQKGRTGILKGFKSRAGKEFDASLVLGEYGKVNLKFEKQQEG
- a CDS encoding S1 RNA-binding domain-containing protein, producing the protein MRLAPEGLNIRDIDPWDALYIARDKGKIVNVTIVRTRQVNGQGLTWETSFGDQENLFEIVGLIPESESGLPDGISMNWFRNQSVAAKVKGIDRRNNIVALSRREVVEENLSRLLDQLEESERLYALIRAARPAGIVVDIGGGVLIDIPRKKINLSRAVPIEVQYTPGQLAKVEVTGIDKTSKRIDVAIIDPWQPNEFARGEMVTGKIVQTVDNVAFVQVRPGLVGIAPYPKSEHMGIGDTASYQVRKYDADGRVLHLVRWDDERIRGRRGQRARRIRKEASSPE
- a CDS encoding type II toxin-antitoxin system PemK/MazF family toxin produces the protein MTGTTKNWTSITKKSGRKQRSNGFKPGDVVIAEIPYADKEGGKARPALVLSSYEHNQTRRDLVVAKITGTGVFSPWDIRINKWLEAGLVKPSKAVCDHISVVSGASAIVVGHIDAGTLAEVKKKVGLLLSL